In one Musa acuminata AAA Group cultivar baxijiao chromosome BXJ2-5, Cavendish_Baxijiao_AAA, whole genome shotgun sequence genomic region, the following are encoded:
- the LOC135611528 gene encoding brassinosteroid-responsive RING protein 1-like produces the protein MAVPQPVVQLLKTLDRIRSFILLVLVYLGVYQQDQHIASATGRPPGPATPSSIKARLPVVEVGSLIDGRPRGWCCAEEPMCVFCLDRLEPKDEVRELGNCRHAFHRGCIDRWVDKGEFSCPVCRSELLPSGADGIRGAILKFICGLVRRHGVEDDN, from the coding sequence ATGGCGGTTCCACAGCCGGTGGTGCAGCTGCTGAAGACCCTGGATCGAATCCGGTCCTTCATCTTGTTGGTCCTCGTCTACCTCGGCGTGTACCAACAGGACCAGCACATAGCCTCGGCGACAGGCCGACCACCCGGCCCGGCCACGCCCTCGTCGATCAAGGCCAGGCTTCCGGTCGTCGAAGTCGGGAGCCTCATCGACGGGAGGCCGCGAGGCTGGTGCTGCGCCGAGGAGCCCATGTGCGTGTTTTGCCTGGATAGGCTGGAGCCGAAGGACGAGGTCAGGGAGCTCGGCAACTGCCGCCACGCGTTCCACAGAGGGTGCATCGACAGGTGGGTGGACAAGGGCGAGTTCAGCTGTCCGGTGTGCAGGTCGGAGCTGTTGCCGAGCGGAGCCGACGGGATAAGGGGGGCCATCCTTAAATTCATTTGTGGACTAGTGAGACGTCACGGTGTTGAAGATGACAATTAG